A genomic window from Bradyrhizobium lupini includes:
- a CDS encoding DUF3551 domain-containing protein, translating to MRRTILTLASLAALLAVASPAAQAHPANDRYCIQGRSWGYPGNCQFASYQQCLATASGTSSYCGINPRYAFSQQRDY from the coding sequence ATGCGTCGCACCATCCTCACTCTCGCATCGCTCGCGGCCCTGCTCGCCGTAGCATCCCCGGCAGCCCAGGCACATCCTGCGAACGATCGATATTGCATCCAGGGCCGCTCGTGGGGTTACCCCGGCAATTGCCAGTTCGCCAGCTATCAGCAGTGCCTCGCTACCGCCTCCGGCACGTCGTCCTATTGCGGCATCAACCCGCGCTACGCGTTCTCGCAGCAGCGCGACTACTGA
- the greA gene encoding transcription elongation factor GreA → MSVAFTKEESAETAAETLLPDRPISPHPNLVTEAGLQALQKQLQDAREAYEAAQAIEDVNEKRRQSAVPLRDARYLTERLRTAQVIPAPASTDVVAFGSTVTFSRADGRVQTYRIVGEDEADPKAGTISFVAPVAKSLMGKAVGDVVGSGAQEIEILSIE, encoded by the coding sequence TTGAGCGTTGCCTTTACCAAGGAAGAGAGCGCGGAAACCGCCGCCGAGACGCTGTTGCCGGATCGGCCGATCTCGCCGCATCCAAATCTCGTGACGGAAGCAGGCTTGCAGGCGTTGCAAAAGCAGCTTCAGGACGCGCGCGAGGCCTATGAAGCCGCGCAAGCCATCGAGGACGTCAACGAAAAGCGCCGGCAGTCGGCGGTGCCCTTGCGTGACGCCCGCTATCTCACCGAACGGCTGCGCACGGCGCAGGTCATTCCCGCCCCGGCCTCGACCGATGTCGTCGCCTTCGGCAGCACGGTGACGTTCAGCCGCGCCGATGGCCGCGTGCAAACCTATCGCATCGTCGGCGAGGACGAAGCCGATCCCAAGGCCGGCACGATCTCATTTGTGGCACCGGTGGCGAAGTCGTTGATGGGGAAGGCGGTCGGGGATGTCGTGGGATCGGGTGCGCAGGAGATCGAGATTTTGTCGATTGAGTAG
- a CDS encoding integrase arm-type DNA-binding domain-containing protein, protein MPEPTNQLTLTDAVIRNATLPPGKAQHYLHDDKLPGLALRMRATGGRTWVYLFTKPGVRGTQRKTLGAWPKYNEKAARKAATIAAGEVFKGVDPNDAKREARRQQAAEKQRTTLTTLIVEDGPYQASLTGRQVVNWKPAMSALRRGLKEHAESAVGDLTRRQIMAAVDKIAKTGKRGAAKDLRKHTHTFLEWCVGEGYVDHNVLAGYREPKETRAQRSLRRTKGRALSDDEIIKVWQASGKLGTFGLLVRMCLLGGPRRSEPTMIEWSKHVMDDRITFDATWTKMGLHHDLPRTHLVDEVLAAAKHFQRATSDYVFPSPKTGGQMSGFTKMVNRLVKEASVARFTMHDLRRSLRTIMSRCGYDNEIQRLCVGQKPSGIDQVYNHDEQWIIRKMAFEAAHDYIAELVGAKRVGKIVRLQRTNPLDPIKAELLGRLREHFAAEAS, encoded by the coding sequence ATGCCGGAGCCGACCAACCAGCTGACACTCACCGATGCCGTAATCCGCAACGCGACGTTGCCGCCGGGTAAGGCGCAGCATTATCTCCACGACGACAAGTTGCCCGGCCTCGCGCTGCGCATGCGCGCGACCGGTGGCCGGACCTGGGTCTACCTTTTCACCAAGCCGGGGGTGAGGGGGACCCAGCGCAAGACCCTCGGCGCCTGGCCCAAATATAATGAGAAGGCAGCGCGCAAGGCCGCCACCATCGCCGCGGGCGAGGTCTTCAAGGGCGTGGATCCGAACGACGCCAAGCGCGAGGCGAGGCGGCAACAGGCAGCCGAGAAGCAGCGCACCACGCTAACCACCCTCATTGTTGAAGATGGTCCCTACCAGGCGTCCTTGACCGGACGCCAAGTCGTCAACTGGAAGCCAGCAATGTCGGCGCTGCGGCGCGGGCTCAAGGAACACGCCGAGAGCGCCGTCGGAGACCTGACGCGGCGGCAGATCATGGCGGCCGTCGACAAGATTGCCAAGACCGGCAAGCGTGGGGCGGCCAAGGACCTGCGCAAGCACACCCACACCTTCCTCGAATGGTGCGTCGGCGAAGGTTATGTCGACCACAATGTGCTCGCTGGTTATCGCGAGCCGAAGGAAACCCGGGCGCAGCGGAGCTTGCGCCGCACCAAGGGACGCGCGCTGAGCGATGACGAGATCATCAAGGTCTGGCAGGCATCCGGCAAGCTCGGGACTTTCGGGCTTCTGGTACGGATGTGCCTACTGGGCGGCCCGCGCCGCAGCGAGCCAACCATGATCGAGTGGTCGAAGCATGTCATGGACGACCGCATCACCTTCGATGCCACGTGGACCAAGATGGGCCTGCACCACGACCTGCCGCGCACCCATCTCGTTGACGAGGTGCTCGCGGCCGCGAAACATTTCCAGCGGGCAACCTCCGACTATGTCTTCCCATCACCAAAGACCGGCGGCCAGATGTCCGGCTTCACCAAGATGGTCAACCGCTTGGTCAAGGAAGCGAGCGTCGCCAGGTTCACCATGCATGACTTAAGGCGCAGCTTACGCACCATCATGTCACGCTGTGGCTACGACAACGAAATCCAGCGGCTGTGTGTTGGACAGAAGCCAAGCGGAATCGATCAGGTCTACAATCACGACGAACAGTGGATCATCCGCAAGATGGCGTTCGAAGCGGCTCACGACTACATTGCGGAGTTGGTCGGCGCGAAACGGGTCGGCAAAATCGTGCGTCTGCAGCGGACGAATCCGCTTGACCCGATCAAGGCCGAGCTCCTCGGCCGTCTCCGTGAGCATTTTGCGGCTGAGGCGTCTTAG